GCTATTCTACTGAAATGGAAAAACTCCAATGCCCCTACGTTATCTTTTTGGAAGGGACTGATTAACTCTGTAATACACATGTACAAGGCCACCTATAGGTCGAGGGGTTGTGATAAGAAATTCAAGAGGGTTTGGCAGGCATGGTTGGACTCATCTGACACGGTGGGTTAGAGCTGTGGCTTGACTCATTGAGGGCTCCGCCACTGCCTTAGAGTCTACGCTAATTAATGATGATATACAGCGATCTATACACCTGATCTGAGTATTTGAATATGACATGTTTCTATATCTATTGAGCTAGGGAGGCCTGCGGGCACTATACTTTTAGGATTCACAAGGTGTTTCTATGTTGGACTGCTATGAGAGGGTGGTTGGTCAAGGTTGGGGTTGGGgtcaggggtggggggtggggggagggtatACGTCAGTCAACTGTAATTGTTGTTGTTGGGTGTGTCGGCCCTGCGTGGCCTGTGTCTAGGTGGGCATGTTGCCTATCTGGTGTGAATGGCTGTTTTTTTGTGctcaaaaaatcaataaaaagaattttcaaaaaaaaaagtaaactggaGATTCTCTTAATGTAATCTGATGGTGCTCGTCCCGCTCCCTCCCCCTGTCTCCTCCGAGGCAGAGCTGATAAATATGGTGTATATCTTttttggccctgggggccacaaacgatatatatatccaaatcaccAGGAGGGCCGTagtaaatcaccaggggggccgcaattggcccgcggactggactttggacatgcctgctctacattgtgacagcaaaaaataaataaaaatttgagtgaataacttatatagcgctacaaatgcgaactgaatcacctcaaggcgcttggtatccatttccttctattacatataatgtatgtatgtatgtaatgtGTGTATTTTGGCAAATTTAATCAGGCACTTTGCCACGTGGGTGACCCTGTCAGCTCCCTACTGCCCAACATCCTTCAATTTCAAAATTGAAGTAGCCGAAACAGGACACtggggaaatcttccattggggacaagttctggtgacaactaggAGTTCCCTTACTTGGGAGGAATTTCCTTTAACTGCTTTTTCCCAATgggaaagagaaggaaaaaaaaacctgactgcTTACaaccctctcttactctatccaaaatagttTTAATTCTACTATGACTTATTTTAGACCTAAAAACAATTATGGTAAATTACAAAATGTAAACATAGTCCTTTATGGCGGCACTTACTCTCGTGATGCTTCAATGGGAGACTTTTTCAGCTTCTTGTTCCTGGCTCTCTCTCTCCGAATCGCCCTTTTCATTCTTACCAGTAATATTATGGAGACCAAAATGGAGGGTATAAACACCAGTGCAGACAGCAAGATGACTGTATTAAATTTAAAGGAAAGACCTGAAGAAAAGAGAAGTGGTACACAATCAaggtcagggccgctgataggccagtacaactggcccagtTGGGGGCCGGCAACCTGAACAAAATActagttaaatgtaaaaaaaaataaaaataccgatCAGcatcccttaggctgcattcacacctaggcgtacaaaatcgctgcgttttgtcccgggaattgcggcgacaaattgcggcgttttgtaccgcgatttgcggcgacaaaacaccgcgattgtgaatgcagcctcaccccctctatggagatggttcacatctcctatgccgaacgccgaaagccgcctgaaaaaaaggttcgggactttttttcaggcagcaggcgtacggcgttcggcgtggagatgtgaaccatctccatagagggcaatgtgttttcatccctccagcgtctcggggctgctgcggcgtcacactacaggcgacaaaacgcctaggtgtgaatgggcccttaacaTCGTCCAGCACCAAACAGCCATTTAGCCACCACCCCCCCCTGTACATTttacatttaaaatgttttttatttcttatgtTCATTCTTATATGGCGGCCGCGGCAGGGGAGGAACTGTTTCTCATATTTCGGGCACGGAAGAATACCTCATCCGTGCCCGCTCCTCATGCCATACTGATGCTGGGTTAAGTCCCGGCCAGCACATCCTCTGTAGCCGTCACCTCCTGGCGTGGCAGAGTGACTCCGATTCCTCTCGCTCCACGTGAAGAAATAGCAGTGAGGCTACTCAAGAGGAGCAGTGGCAGCAGAGGATGTCGGCATCGGCAGAGGCATCCCATAATGATCTTCTGACTGGAATAGTTTGTGGGAGACCCTCAAGTCCAGGCAGCAGCAGGATCACCAGGAATAAGTGACTCAGCCCAGCCAACAAttacacaggtcaggtgtgtgcttgcttgggggggggggggggggtgcttaaaGATCTACAACCACTGTTTTATTTGTAGCTGGTACCTCTAGTAACACTGTGTTACTCTATTTGCATTGTTTCTGGTAATGGCACCTATACATTGTGGCATAGGTGGCTTTGTCTGCCCATAACACgtactgcctgcagagacagtgccactcaTGACGCTAATGGCATAgggcatgtgctgcctgcagagacggtgccacccatgccgcacaatatggcattggcgggaTGGGTAGCACTGTCAGCAGGTATCACATAAGTTATGGCATTGgcatcatgggtggcactgtctgcagcatggGAGatggtgccacccatgccgccaatgcagtaatgtgctgcagacagtgccacccatgccgctaatgtcataacgcatgtgctgcctgcagagacagtgccacccatgctgccagaaGAATTATGCCATTGGCGGTATGGGTGgcagtgtctgcagcacattacgggattggcggcatgggtggcacagtctgcagcacaatatggcattggcaggaggcatggaatgggtggcactgtctgcagcataaTATGGCAtctggggaggggccaggggtggagccAGAGTGGGGCTAAAgaagggaccaggggtggagctgaagggggccccgtcaggtaggctgtacggggccccatgatcagCGCCCCTGATCAAGGTTTGCAATGGGCAACATTTGTAAATAAATGCAAGCTATAACATTACAAGCTGCAATACTAACATTTCTATATAcattcttatatacagtaatgGCAGACATGTGCCTGTTTAAGTATTAAATTAGGCTAAGTTAAGACATCCATCATTGCATGTGGTTGCCGGATGGTTTCGGCACCTCCCCATTTGCTTAGATCCGTCGTGGTTGGTGGGCTTATTGCCCACCAATACCAACAGGGATGTTAGTTTTTGGCACAGGTGCAAAGCATTGGGACCATACCATGTGAACACCCCCCTCTACTGCCTTTGCAGTTTAGGTGGGCTAAAAACAAGTGGAACGTTATAAATAGTTTTTGTTGATGGCGTTGAGCAATACACACCCTCTGGAGATAATTTAGCTCACTGTTGAACATCCTGGTCGTATGTAGGTCAATGTGGTCtgtaggggtttacaaccactttaatttatgcATTGTATTTTGATAGCGCAAcacgtttttcatttttattttattttatttgtgagtGCAGCTGTCactgagaaattatatattttttttactataatggtGACACTTTGCGTTACTTAGTTTTTGGTTTACattatttgttttaatgtgaGTTCTAAACTCTTTTCCTTTAGGATAATAAACTTACTTTGCAGGGTGACCATTAGCTTCATCTCAGGCACTTTCCCATGGACATCTGGAGGGTTTTTCACCACACAAGACAGGGTGCCATTATCTGTAAGCCTCAGGTCATTCAACCGAATGGAGGCATCTCCTCCGCCAATATCCCCCTCCCAAGTCACACGATCCTTGAAGGGTCCCTCTAGAATTGGGTATGCTTTTGACTGATAATGTAGAATCTAGAAATGGAAGAAGTAACAGAACCTGTCAGTGGAATTGGAAAAATGTATCAATATATTCTAGAATAATCCATCTTCACAAAAGAATATAGACCACAAACCAATCTGTAACTGTCACTTGTATGTTCAAACATACCACAAACCTGAGGTGCAAGGCAAGAAAGCCCGAGGTCTTAGTGCTTGAGGAACACTAGGATTTTATTGTTGCTACTGAATCATGATTCTTCATGCTTGTTAATGTTTACTGCAATGCTTTTGAAGAGATATAGTAAATAGAAAAAGGTGGTGACGTGTCTCTCTATTATAGATGTGATCTGAAAGtaagcctaatgccacgtacacacaattggaatttccgatgaaagctgacttccatcagtcttgcatacacaccgttagctagattcacatagagttaggccggcgtatcagtagatacgccgacctaactcggaatctgcgccgtcctaagtttaagtgtattctcaaacagagatacaaataaacctatctaagatatgacggcttgcgccgtcgtatcttagggtgcaatatttaggctggccgctaggtggcgcttccattgcgctcggcgtagaatatgtaaatcactagatacacttattcacgaacttacgcgcgcccgacgcagtaaagatatgccgtttacgtaaggcattttcaggcgtaaagttattccatcaaatagctggactagtaatgttaagtatggccgtcgttcccgcgtcaaaattttaatattttacatcgtttgcgtaagtcgtccgtgaatagggctaaacgtaatttacgtccacgtcgaaaccaatacgtccttgcggcgtactttgccacaatgcacactgggatatgtacacggacggcgcatgcgccgttcataaaaaacgtcaatcacgtcaggtcaccccacattaaggtaaaacacgccccctcagcataatttgaattaggcgcgcttacgccggccgcatttacgctacgccgccgtaacttagcaggcaagtagtttgtgaatacagtacttgcctagctcacttacggcggcgtagtgtaaatacgatatgctatgccgccgcaacgatgcgcccgcctacctgaatccagctatgtcagactaaattccgaccgtccaaaacgcggtgatgtaaaacacaacgacaagccgagaaaaatgaatttcaatgccgagcattcgtcgacttgattctgagcatgcgtgggttttttattccgtcggagttgcacacagacgataggaatttccaatcgtttttttttcaaatcggaaaaaaataaaacatgttctatttctaaacgcagatggacttttttcatcagaaattcctattgtgtgtatgcggcataaagatGATCTAGTTGGAAGCCAAATGACTTCACTTAGCCAAACACTGGAAGGATAACCGTGTTGAGCGCGGATTCTCTCCACCAGCTCTTTAACACAATACACTTTATTTGAATATGGAGAAAAGCTGGTGTATGCTTCCCGAGGCCATGCACACCGTGGTCCAGGCCCAGTCCCTAGAAAGGTGCAGTACACAGTATAGGGCAAACCATAAAGCTACCAGTCAGCCCCTCAGACAGAACTTCCGTCCACCAGCTACCACCACCTCCTCCCCCAAATTAGCTGCTCCTCTTTCCCTTTACTTTTCATTCTCAGTTACCCAGAAGGTTAATATGAAGTTTTACGTTTTGTTCTCCATTCACTGTAGGATCACACTCTCGCCCTCTCTTTGCAGTAAATCAGACCAGACCATTTTGCTTAACCAGCAACTTTTTACTAGTGCTTGTTACTCTGTGGGAGGTCCATTTTATTATATTGGTTCTGTCTTTTATGAGAATGTTTTTATACATGTTGGAAAAATAAAGTGTATTGATTTTATTTGAGTGTTCTTGCTGGCACCTTAAAAGTCCATCTTGTTGTTCTTCTCCTTTTGACTATAATGACACTTGGGAGCCTGTGTAGAGATGTTATTTTCACATCCCAAAGATAGCAAAGGCTTCACAATCTGTAGAAGTTACTGCCAACCTCTATATGTGGCTTCTATAGGTAGAAAATATTATAGCTAGAGCAGCAATGGGGGTGAAATCTTTCAAaggacactggttctggtgaccCAGGTAACTACCAGGGATTTTCCCCATTTTCAAGGGATTTTCTTAAATACTagcccatagtcatttgacgtccacatatgggatctcccatcctgggtggacatcatatgacgtcctgggctttgtgcagcGATCGCTAAATGATGCCtccagctagaggcatcattcagatatcattcgttagtgccagcgattctgtgcacgataagaatgatcatagcggcgtttCCGcagcttgattgttcttatataggcagcgggaggggacatccccccccctccctccgccatccagtgcttctccgggctctcccgtgccatcgggggcccggagaaagaatcgtccggcgcaggcaggaagcatagaaatgactggtgaccagatggtcaccagtcatctctatgaccgtcagaggtccGGGCGGGAtttgatgacgtcacgcctgggtacccgtaagtaaacaaagccgcgattgcggctagtaagcaataccaagcatgagatcggtgaatttttttttcacaatctcatgattTCCAGCCTGGAAGAGAGATTCGGGGTCTTACAGTATTGACCCtgcatgtctccataaagaggacctgtcacacacatttcctattacaagggatgtttacattccttgtaataggaataacattttataaaaaaaaaagaagaattaaaaaaaaaaagtgtaagtaaaaaaacaataagaagaataatacaaaaaatgtaaacgcccctgtccccggtagcttgcgcgcagaagcgaacgtcccgtccacatatgtaaacgccatttaaaccatatatgtgaggtatcgccgcgtgcgttagagtgccagcaacaattttcacactagatctcctctgtaaatctaaactggtaacctgtaaaaatgttcaaagcgttgcctatggagatttttaagtaccgaagtttggcgccattccatgagtgtgcgcaattttaaagcgtgacatgttaggtatctatttacttggtgtaactttactgttttgttatttttttatttaatgaaaccatttttttcccaaaaaaaggcgtttgaaaaatgattgcgcaaataccgtgcaagataaaatgttgcaatgactgttgttttattccctagggtgtctgctaaaaaaaaaacatatataatgtttgggggttctgtgtaattttctagcaaaagaatgatgatttatatatgtaggagagaagtgccagaataggcccggtattgaggtgggtataaaagcctggtattgaagtggttaaagaaaatctcCAGTGGTTTGCCGCAGTGtgctgcattaccactctccttggggcacccaaagatgTCCCATATCTTTTATAATACTATAATGtatactatgtaaaaaaaaaaaaaaaaacttcccggTGCCGCTAaaatgtttgggtttggcttgaaaaaaaaaaggtggcaaccctagtttgtATTGGGGGACAATGCTGCTCCTCTaaagaggcaaaaaaaaaccctgataaaaagaaaacgaatgctgcTGACAcgcctaaggactggtaagctgcaatatattataccgTGGCATTGGGTTTAAAATGCACTTTAAATTATACATCATCCATATCACTTGCTGAACCTGTCTAGACTGCATTCCTAGTTACCACAAGTGTGTATTTTTGCTGTGACGTCTGGGTAGTTCCTGTTATAAGCCTAACTTTTCATTCTTGGTATCATCTTCGTGTAATTCAAATTCCTCGGGAAATGTTGCAGCACAAGTACAACCACATAGTATATTCATGAAAGATTACCCTGTAATGTGCCAACAAGTACCTGGAGTCACGCTGGAAATTTACTGGCCTGGCCTTAGGGCTTGGTGCCAATGTTACTAATAGGAAAGAGATCAGAAGGCTGGTATTTTTTCCCAGGAAATGTAGCAACCTTAGAAGCATCATTGAGATGGCCATTGTTGGGAATGCAGTTGCACTGAAATGTACAAAGTATTGTATGACGCTTCACACAAATTTGTGTTACAGTGAGCTCTTTGTATTAAAAAGGCTGGTTTAAATCTGACACATTTACTAGAGTGACTTGTTGGAATTctacttaaagtggacctgtcattttCTTTACAAGTTTCCATAAATATGTTTCCGACATGTGACATTACACTGACCAGTCATAACATTATGATCACTGACAGGCAaactgaataacattgattatcttgttcCAGTGGCATCTGAAAGTGTGTGGTTGATGTGTTTACAAGCTTTATTTGAAGTGTGAAAAACATACAGATTATTCACTGCAATGTCAGACATCATGCTGCTCTGTAAAATGTAGCATGTCCAGCAGCGCTAGGCTGCActgcagtgtgaatgggacacatAGGTAAACGTTTCATGTGTCTCCCTGCAGTGACAGACATTTTACCATGCGGCAAAGCATCTGTCACCACACATAATGTGAAATGGCTCTAAGGGTCCCTTCACACTACTGTGCTGCGGAACGCACACTACCATAATTTGTGTTATGAGTGTGATGTAATGAGGTGCTATTCATTCTAAATGGCACCCCAGTGCATCTTCCCAGCACATGTGTATTGAGCGGCTGGAAATGCTGAATTGGAGGACTTTCCTACCAAAAGCCTGGTCCTGACTGGATATCAGATCCAGTCTGTAATGTTGAACAAAGGGTAGAAAATCTTGACCAAGTTGCTGCCCTGCAAATTTGCTCCATGGTGGCTCCCACCTTCTCGGTcgcatataacaagtggagagatttACAGTATCTGTTCTCTCAGCTGttaaaagaaaatatccgggcagtctgccaagtttttaatggtaaacattgtaactaatgcttccttcttagatcaaagggatacaattctgtgtgtgtgtgtgtgtgtgtgtgtgtgtatgtgtgtatataaagaaaaaaatccaggcaGTCAAGTTTgttacaacatgaaacattgtagctaacttccttcttaaaacaaacttctgtgtgtaaatgcaggaagtttaaccactaaaaagtccaaatctttttctgatacTTGCTTCTTAAGAAATcaatatttttgctagaaaattacttggaacccccaaacattatatataatttagcaaagaccctaggaaaaaaatgtcaattgctgtatttgcccagcggtctttcaaatgcaattttttgggaaacaatacacttcaatgaataaataaaaaaaataaaaaacgaaacagtaaagtcagcccaattatttttttttgtg
This sequence is a window from Rana temporaria chromosome 10, aRanTem1.1, whole genome shotgun sequence. Protein-coding genes within it:
- the MPZL3 gene encoding myelin protein zero-like protein 3 — its product is MAPLWGNVLWRSLLLLMMGIPEVLLIDIRMDSAVYGVVGESIKLWCSFYSTVPNSKFAAVDWRYRPPQGPAITILHYQSKAYPILEGPFKDRVTWEGDIGGGDASIRLNDLRLTDNGTLSCVVKNPPDVHGKVPEMKLMVTLQSLSFKFNTVILLSALVFIPSILVSIILLVRMKRAIRRERARNKKLKKSPIEASRDCVYDESDTAPLHHTSSSSEKPPGCLMKLCLRCADADDSYDY